One Oryctolagus cuniculus chromosome 7, mOryCun1.1, whole genome shotgun sequence genomic window, CGCTGCTCGGGTCCCGCCTCGGCGCTGCTCGGGTCCCGCCTCGGCCgaccctccagggccgggccctgtTTCTCAGCTTTGCCTGCCTTTGTTTTCCTCCCAGAAGAACTCAGTGAACGACTAGGGGAACAAAACATGAATTTTCCTGCTGCATTTTGAAAGGCCCAGGGGACTCTCCCCGGAACACGCTAGCCACAGCCGACCCGCTTACTGCACCTGGCACACATCTCAGCGCGCTTTGCCCTCATGACAGCTCCAAAGGGATTGCCTGCACCTTACAAAGGCACTGAGCACAGAGTGGTTAGGGCatctgcctgaggtcacacagccaggagtgGTTGAGCCAGAGTCCCAGCCCCAGTGGCCCACCCCTGAGGCCACTCTGCCAACCAGTGTACTTGACCGTCTCCACGGCTCCCCAGCGACCCTGGCCCCTGAGGCCGGCACACACTCTCCTGCATCAGCCTTTGTGGACGAGTGGATACTCCCTTACAAGGCACACTCTGCCCAGGGGTGATGAGCTCCCACATTGGAAATCACGCCTGGTCCCCAGGGGACCCCGTGCCCTTGTCCAACCTCCTTCTGGAACCTTGGGGCCGTCAACAGGGCGCTGTGTCTGCAGCTGACGCTGGGGCAGCTGCGCCCAGACCACCAAGGTCTGAACCTCATGGCTGTGCGGCTGTGGCCAAAAACCTGCCTTCTTCTCGCCTTGGTGGCCTCTCACCTCGATgatctcttctgtaaaatggggctgacACGCAGCAAAGTGACATCGTTTTGCAGCTCACTATGATGGAATAACACCCTAATGTGGACTAAATCATCTCCTTGTGGGCTGTGGTCACAGCCGCATCACCCTTCGCTGCAGCGGAGCAGAGAGGGTCTCAGAGCAAGGTGTTCAGGCGACAGTGGACTGTGCGTGGGCTGtgccacttcctccaggaagccctccaggaTGAGCATGCTCTCTCCTTCCAGCGAACCCGCAGCGCTGTGACACTGCAGGTTTGCTTAGTCCATGGTGTGGAGGACTATCCTCCCCGCTGAATCACAGAGCACTTTGAAGACAGAAGCTGCGCCTCCTCCGGTAAGCCCGGCCTCGAGAGCAGGAAGGCGCGCCCGGCCTCGAGAGCAGGAAGGCGCGAGCGACGGATTCCCTGGAAGTGCGGCTTCCATCCTCAGTGAATTCCCGCCAGGCATGCAGGAGCTAGGGCGCTTGCTTCTGGTCCCGCCGCACTCCCACGGGACACGGGCGCTGCCCATGCTCACTGCACAGGCTCCGCCAGGCTGAGCAGCGGCCTGGGCGGCAGAGCAGGGGCGCCAGGCTCCACCAGCTTCCCAGCGCCCTCCCACGCGGAGGTGCAGCGCGCCGAGACGGAGCCGCAGGGCGCGCCCCCTACTGAGTCTCTGCGGGTGGTGCCTGCAGAGCAGACGCCCCAGCGTGCGGGCTCCCAGGAGCGGGCCCTGCGACCTGGGCACTGACCAGTGCGCGTTGCTCCCTGTCCTGGACTGAGGGCAAGAGGGAGCCCCGCCGTGGGTGGAAACCTTGCCTTGTTCCCTGATGCGTCCTCGCGGAGCTGAAAAGCGGCAGGCAGGGGGCCGGCTGCGGGAGCGAATGCGTGAgcgcccctctctctctcctcgccCCGCAGCCTTCCGCCGGCCGCCATGAGCGCCACGTCCGTGCTGATCTCTGCGGGCGCCGTCCTGGGCAAGGCCAGCCTCGTGCAGCTGCTGGTGATGTCGCTGGTGGAGGTGACGGCCTTCAGCACGTTAAGGATGCTCGACAGGAGGGTCCTGAACGTGAGTACCGGCGCtgtggggagggccaggggccctGGAGAGGGGAGCGGGACGCGGGGAGCCGGCTTGGCTGCGGCGCCCCTGCGGGAGGCTTCGCCCACCGCGTGGCGTCAGGCGTGGGATTACGCAAGTAAGGTCGAAGCCGCGTGTGTAGACTCGGATTCCGCCTGCCTTCGACTCCCAACGTAGGAAGGCGTAGAACTGTGCTCTTCCCGGGCGCGTGCGCGTCCGCGGCCTCGCGCGCACGGGTCCCAGCGAGGCGCACTGCCAAGGTCTCCCAGTGTGCGGCAGCAGCTGCGCGAGTGATGTCTCCGCGAGAGGCGGCCACTCGCAGCTTCCCCGCCGCCTTAACCCCAGCCCCGGGGCTGCGGGTGGCCGATGGGCGAGCAGAAAGGCGCGCAGGGCTCGCGCCGGAGTTGGGAGCCCAGCCCGGGGTTTGCATCTCAGCTCTGCCCTGCGTCCCGTGCCGCCCCGGGCAGGGGGAGCCTCGTAGACTTCAGTTTCTCCGTCGTTCTACGAGCACGGCAGTGCTACCGCACTGGGCTCAGGGGGCAGCCGAGTTAATGAAGGGAGGGATTTTTATTATGTCTCAGGGGGCGCAGGGTAAAGGACTTTGGATTTTGCCCTGAGAAATACAGGGCGCCTTGGGGAGtttgagcagaggagagagacatcTGATTCATGTTTTCAGAGACTCACTCTGGCTGCTGGGTTCAGAAAAGCCTGGGGggctgagagggggaggggcgagTGGAGACCAGAAAGGAGCGTGGGGGTCATCTGGGCTTGGGCACTGAGAGCAGCGGAGGTGGCTGGGGGAGCAGTGGCCGGACTCTGGCGGCGTTTGAGGACAGAACTGGCAGGGTGTGCGTCTGGGCTGCACGTGGGGTGGCAGAGAAAGACCAAGGGCAGAGAGGATTTCCAGCGTTTGCTCTGGAGCCAGTGGCTGGCCCATGAGGCCTTGGGCTCGAGCAGATCCGGGAGGGAGAATCCAGGGTTCAGTTTTGAATGTGACAGGGTCATGGTTCGGCTTAGCATGGCCTCAACAGCGTTAGGAAAAGGGCTTGGCCGTTTCCAGCTCGCCAGCGCCCCCAGCTCTGTTCCCTGGAAGGGTGCCGTGGGGTCCTTGAGGAAGTGAGCCGGGCAGGTGGGAGGCGATGGCTGTGAGAAGCGGAGAAGCGTGAGACGGGGATTTGGGAAGAGGTGCGGGTACTGGGGGTGACCAGCACTAAAGCTGCTCGTGGACGTGGGCGGATGCAGGGAAAGATGCTGGAGGGGAGATGAAGGAGTTGGGTGGACCAGGTGGTGCCTGgggagagtgatggagagaaaggctggagggcaggtgcagacatggggccctggggcaggacaaGGCTGACACCTGCAGCAggaagccggggtgggggtggggctggaaaGGAAAGAGCAGTGACCTGGGAGGGGATGCGGGGGGCTCTTGTCTGTTGATTTTCGGTTCTCCCTGTCTGTATACATGACTTCTATTTTTACTCTTAAGCGCTTCCGTGTACGTGTCCCCCAAACTCGGGCATTCTCTTCCATAGCCATTGTTCAGTTAGCAAAACTGAGAAGTTAATATGGAAGTGATTTTATCATCTTACTGAAATTTCACCAACTGCCCAATAATAATCTGTCcagcaaaagaaaaaacttttCCTGTTACAAGATCCACTTTGCACTCAGTTCTCCTGCCTTTTTATCTATGTATCTACATGTCTCTAtcaatatctatctatatatctgtcAGTCATCTGTCTATACATATCACCTGCCATTTACCTGTGTATCTGTGTCATCTGTTATCTATCCTTCCCTATCTATTGTCTGTTTCTATCTATCcatatctatccatccatctttcATTTACCTACCCTTGGTAATTTTGCAGTTTATTGATCTACAACAGTTCTTtggtctttcttcctctttcatgACCTTGACCTGTGTTGAAGCTACGCACTGTTATTTGCTGGAATGTGGCCTTGTCTTTGGTTCCTCGCGGTTAGATGGAGGCTGAGCAGCTTTGGCAGGAATTCCGTAGAAGGCACGTGTGTCCTTGGTATCAGAAGACACAGTCTTCACGTGTCCCGTTATGGGGCGTGTTGACTCGGATCACTTGACTTCAGTGGGGTCTTCCAGCATCTTCCACTGTAAAGTCActgttttactcttttttaaaaaatatgtatttatatatttgagcggcagagttacacacagagagaggtcttccatccattggctcactccccaaatggctacaatggctggagttgggccgatctgaagccaggagccagtagcttcttctgggtctcccatgtggggtgcaggggcccaagcacttgggccatcttctgttgctttcaggccattagcagggggctggatcagaagtggagtagctgggattcgaaaCGGCGCTCATATGTGCTGACCCCTAAGTTACTCTTTGTAATGAATTAACGTGTTGTAAGAAGACAGGTTCCTTTGAACACCCTATTTCTCATCAGACTTTCACGCTCCGGTCTTAGCAACCACGATTCCTGCCTGAATCAGTTAGGACTATGACGACCGCTGATACTGGTTTTTGTAACTCCACCTTCCCTCTGACATCCGTTAGTGGGCATTGTTCTGTTAGGAGGCACTCTCACTTCTTCATCTCACTGTGACTTCATGGAGTCACGTAGGCACGCTTTATTGTTTCTCTTTGTTTAATATAATGATTAATTACAATGCCTTGGTGCGAAGGGAGAAATGTCACTGGGAGCTCTCTGAGGCCGAATGGGGGGAGGTTGAGTATGAGGCCCGCCAGGGGCAGGAGGTGAAGCCAGACCCAGGAAGGGGCTGCACCGGGTACCAGAAGCCTTGGAGAGTCCAGGTAGTTCACGCTCTCCCTATCCCGGGAGAGCTCGTGTCTTTGCACTGCACCCCACCTAACCCCTCCCCGCCACGTGTTCCTGCGTTTCCCCATCCCAAACCGCCCAGAAAAGAACACTCCTCTGAGTTCTCTCAGTTCCAGAGTTCAGGGAGCGAGAATCAGGTTGGGCTCCTGAGTCTCTGGTCCACCCAGCTGCAGCTAGCATGGACAATGGCCCACGCAGCAGCCCGTGGGGCGGGGTTGAGACAGCTCTTGGCATTCCCTCATCCCCTGTCTCAGAGTACCTGGCCTGGAGTCCCAgttctgcctctgattccagcttcctgctagcctgcaccctggggggcagcaggtgatggctcaagtacctgggcctctgccacccacctgcgggacctggaaggagttcctggtatCTGGCATTTGGAGCGCGAAGGAGCAgacggaggatctctctgtcactccgtctctccctttcaaatgagaataaaataagaCAAATGCATGAGCGAGCACTCGCTATACGCAGAGCGTTGTAGCCTTGTCCTACTTCCCTGGGATCTTCCTAGTGACACCTTGAAGAGACTGGATTCGCTCACTgccatttcttctcttctttgccACGTTGACCTGCTAAAGGTTTCACGGTCGCGGGGAGGATTTATCATTGACTGAGGGCTCACTCTCCTCCAAACTTCAGCTCCGCCTGGGTCCTGCTCGGTGGGCAGCCCCGGGGACCCAGAGCTGGGGATCAGAGTTCAGGAGATTCCAGAAACAAAGCATGCAGGCCCGTGAGCCCCAAGGGTGGTTCCCGGGCTCCTGGAGGAGCTGGAGAGACTCCAGCGTGCGAGCCCTCCTCCCAGGCCTCACCGCGGTCGTGGCGTGCGGCTGGCCGTCAGCCGTTCACTTCACAAAGGTCTGTTTGGTGCCTCTTGTGCTCTCAGCGCTCTTGGGGCAGTGGGAACCCTGAACTCTCGCAGGAGCTCCAGTCTGAAGGGAGAGTTGGCCAGTACAGCGAAACAGGCAGAAGATGGGGCGTATGGCACAGCCACAAGCACTCCTGGGGGAAACGAAGCGGGGAAAGAGTGGGGACAAGGTGTTagggggctggggaaggctcCACGCAGACAGAGCCCTGGAGGAAGTGAGCGAGCGCACAGCCACACGGGGATCTGAGGACAGCGCCGGGGCCAAGGGGGTGGCCTGTGTCCTCCAGCGGCACGTTGGTCACTGCCGCTGTCTGGGATTGTGGGCGCATGGTATAACAAAGAGCGGGCGGACTCTGGGCTGGCTTTAGAAGGAGCTGAAGTGCTccacaggggtgggcatttggcttagcagccACGctgctggttaagatgtccacaagctgcatcagagtgcctgcatccAACTTACGATTTTATGATGTTTGTTGATTTGCAGCtgttgaaccatctttgcatttctgggataaatcccacttgatcgtgatgtatgatcttttttagGTGGTTTctgattcaatttgctagtatttggTTGAGAACCTTTGTATCTGTGTTCATTAAGGACATTGGTCTGGGGCCTGCTTCCACCAGGGTTGAATAAAGCCTCATTTTctgctgaaaaaataaaaaaaggatataggtctctgatttcttttttgtgtcatgtctttggtttggtatcaaagtaatacAGGCCTGATAGAAAGAGTTGGACGTAATTCCACCCTGGTCAATATTTTGGGGCGGTTTGAGtgttggagttacttcctctttgaatgttttgtagaattcagtattaaagcCATCGGATTCCGgatttttccttgatggaagacttttgattactgcttcaatctcattgcttgttatgggtctgtttggaTTGTCTATATCTACTTGATATAATCTTGGTAGCTTATATGAATCCAGgagtttatccatttctttgagattttccagtttattatcatatagttcttcatagtagttccttatgatcctttgtatttcagcgGTGTCAGTTGTAATGCCTCctatttcatctctaattttattttatttttctctttttttctttctggctaGAAGTTTATCtgttttatcttctcaaaaaatcaACTTTCTGTtttgatcctttgtatttttttagtttcagtttcatttatttctgcttcgattcttattatttctcacctcctgttgatttggggtttgatttgttcttgttttcctaagtcttcaagatgcatcattagatctttgagacatctctctttttttaagtaagcacataatgctataaacttcccttttaatactgcttttggtgtattccacaggttttgatatgttgtgttttcattttcaaaattagtgTATCTCTTAGCTTTTGCTAAAGGCTTCAGTTCAGTCCGCCGCTTCATGCTGCAAAGCGCATGTCACTCAGCACTTGGTGCAGGGTTGAAATCccgcagggaggcagaggctgggtggCGCGTTTTTACCCCCCAGGTGGACCTCAGCCCACAGCTGCTGGTAAAGGCCAGCCTGCGGCCTCTCcgcggagggaggggctggggagcgcTGAGCGCCGTCTCGTGACGGCAGTCCCAGCGGCAGTCCAGCCAGAACTTGGTCCACGGAGCTTCGGGATTGACCTGACACTCATGGCTGCCGCTGGCTTTTGTTGCAGATGGACAACCACGTGAGCATGATGCACATCCACGTGTTCGCAGCCTATTTTGGGCTGACTGTGGCCTGGTTCCTGTCAAAGCCTCTGCCCGAGGGAGTcgaggagaaagaaaagatggcCACGAGCCCCAGTTTGTTTGCCATGCTGGGTaaggtgggaggggtgggtgaagcCTGTGCCGAAAACGTCTCTGTGCTTTGCCCACTTGCCCCGCGAGTCCGAGGCGTCCCATCTGGGGGGCTCATTCCAGGGGTCCTGTTGAAATCACGCCTTGGAAGGAAGCATTGTCTTCCAGAGCCCTTGCTCACGAATAGCCAGCAAGGAGGAGAGATCTGTTACACtggagttttttaaaagatgtgtttatttatttgagaggaagagttacagagaaagaggtcttccttctgctggttcactccccagatggctgcaatggccagagctgggctgggccattctgaagccaggagccaggagcttcttccaggtctcccatgcaggtgctggacttgaaccggtgcccatatgggatgctggcatcgcaggcagaggcttagcctactatgccacagtgccagcccttacaTTTGAGTTTAAATAAGTTTATCTGAGCAATTTTGCCCTCAATGGAAAGGGGGAAATTGGACAAAGGAAGAAAGCAGAGCccaggagtggaggagggagcagggagcaggagtgggAGGAGAATGGTCCCAATGTGGTGTTTGGAGAGGCTACAGGGAGAGGGATGAGTCTAGATGGCTGGGAGAGGCTCAGAGGAAGTCACGTGAGGCGCCCAACAGCAGCAAGGGCATAGCAGCATAGCCACGGGGCGAAATCAACACAGCAGGTGCATGCCACGCCCTCAGGCTGCAGTTGAGGCCTGGGGTCCGTAgatttcagcctgtcccaggagATGGTTTCTAGCAAGCTGAGTATTTGGAGGGGAGACATGACTCACCCCAGGTCCCAGAGCCTGCAAAGTGACTGCCCACGCTTGCCAGCTCCAGGATCCCCCTTgcctgagccccccacccccccaccgaGGTCACTGACCCTCTCTGGCCCCAGGCACCCTCTTCTTGTGGATCTTCTGGCCGAGTTTCAACTCCGCTCTGCTGGACATTCCTAATGAGAGGAAGCTCGCCGTGCTCAACACCTACTACGCCCTCGCGGTCAGCACAGTGATAGCCACTTCCGCGTCGGCCTGGACGCACCCTCAGGGGAAAATCAacctggtgaggagggggctgtgtgCTGGGCAGCAGTAGGTGGGTCAGGCGGGAGGGGTGGCCAGGAGGCTGAGCGACTGCGCTCTCCAGCTGTTCCTGGGCGGGGCGCCATTGGGGTGACTGCTCCCTGGGCCCGAGAGGTGGCAGTGGGATAAGCCTGGTGATGGAAGGTGTGGATCCCAGCGGAGGGGAAGGCTGCCAGGTGATCTGGGGTAAGCGggtgacctctctgtgcctcacctCATCCACCCACCAGCGATTTCTTTGCAGACTCACATCCACAATGCGGTGCTGGCAGGAGGTGTGGCTGTGGGTGCGTCTTGTCACCTGATCCTTTACCCTCCCCTCGCCATGGGGCTGGGCCTTGTGGCTGGGCTGATCTCTGTCTCAGGAGCCGTGTGCTTGCCGGTAAGGAGTTGGACCGGGGACACCCTGTGTTTGGGCTTAGAGCAGCAGGAccctgggtccctgggtccctggtgGACCCAAGTGTTGGTGCCATGGGCTGCATTAGGCCGGAGTTGGCACTTTCGTAGGTTGGCTTCAGGGCCTGGATGAGGGGCCCACACCCCAGTTGGACAGTTCATTGGTTAGGGTGCTGGGGAGCAAGTAACAGAGCCCACACGAGTTTGCAGACAGGGAATTGTTGTATGGCTGCAGGGGTATCATAGAACCCACCAAAGAGGCTGCCACTAGGTGCCCAGAAATGCTGGCACCAGGGACTGGAGTGTGCAGAGCCCAAAAGCTCCCTGTTGCACTCTTTCTTTGCATTTCCTGAATTCCTGCTTTCCTCTCACGCCGCAGGCCTGCCTTCTCTTCCACCGCGCATGGAATGTCGTCTTGCTTAAGAAAGCTGTCAGTGGAATCTCTTGGCCACAATTCCAAATTCTCTGGAGAAGGGGCTCGCTGGTTTAGCTGGGGTGGCGGAGGGACATGCCGTGGATTCGTGGCTTCCCCAGTGAGCCAtggagggtgggggggtgggagcaGAAGCACCCAGCGCTGAGAATCCGGGTCATAGCCACTTCCGCTGCTTagttctcccaggtgggcggATCTTCGTTCCTTTATTACTCAACAGGTGCTCACCGTACTGGAGGGCCCCATCGTGGCCGGCTGGTTACGGCGCACTTCTGAGAGCACCACCCGGGGCCCACGCAGGCtggaaggagggaaagggaggatcGTGAGGGCTGAGTGTGGATGAGCGGTGACTGTGCAGGGGTCCATCTCCACCCCCAAGAAGGGAGAATTTCCCAACAGGTTGATTTGACCGAAGGCGGGGCGGTCTGCCCCTTGCGGTGGGAACTCAGGTCCTGTGTCTCTGGCTGTGAAACCCCGAGATGAAGGAGCCACGGGCATAGCAGAGGACGTGGCACGGGGGCGTCATCGGGCTCAGAGTCCCTGGCTGTCTCGGTGCCTCGGCTCCCTCGCCTCTGTCCCCAAGGAGGACTGTTCAGAGACCATTTGTCATTGTGCTGaagggtgtttcaaaaagttcatggaaaatggaattaaaagataagtttgtgggggatggcactgtagtgtagtagatTAAATCCcgactgctccctgctaatgcacatgggaaagcagcagaagatggcccaagtccctgggcccctcccacccatgtgggagacgtggaagaagctcctggcccctggctttggcctggtccagcccctgtcattgcagccctttggggagtgaaggagaagatggaagattctctctgtctgtctctccctctctctccctgtaactctgcctttgaaataaatacataaatcttttttaaaagaagttaagTTTGGGGTAGacattggcacagtggttaagaggctgcttgggatgcacacattcTATGTTGGAATGCcgggtttgagccccagccctgcttccaggtccaacttcctgctaaggcagaccctggggggcagaaGATAacgctcaagtacttgggatcctgtcacccccatgggagacccatgattgagttctaggctcctggtccTGCCCAGCTATTGCAaacactgggggagtgaaccagtggttggaagatcttcctctgtctctctgcttttctctctctgcctttcaagtaaaataaataagaaacattttaaaaggagatACGTTCATTTGGGGTGCATTTGAAATCTATGCGTgacttttttcatactatgcattctccacaaactttttgaagaccccttgtgtgttTTAACACTTAACCTGGTTCTCAAGCTATGGTTTAGAGAGGGAGGTGGACAAGTGACCAGAGCCCAGTGTGATGACCGCTGCAGGAACACACCCAAGCCAGCCTGGGACAGGTCAGGAAAGGCTTCCCAGAGCGCAGCCTACGCTGACAGTAGAATTAGCCAGGCGAAGAAGTGGGAACAAGTGTTCCAGGCAGAAGGACCACTGTGTTGAAAGCTTAGTGTTGGGGCcgcagctggggctgcaggtcgatcctccgcctgtggcgccggcatcccatatgggtggtggttcatgtgctggctgctcctcttctgatccagctccctgctaaggcacctggggaagcagtagaagatggcccaagtacttgggcccctgcacccatgtgggagactcggtggaagctcctggctcctggcttcagagtggcccagctctggctgttgcagccatttggggagtgaaccagtggatggaagatctctctttatgtctctccatctctctgtaaccttacctctcaaataaataaatgtttaaaaaaaaaaagaaaaaagagaaagcaagctcAGTGGTGAGAAGCACACATGGCCACAGGACACACAAAGACATTCTTAGGGCCGAAGCACAGGCTCAGCGGGGAGCCTGCTAGGACTGGAGCctgggagagggcaggtgcccaggtgcGTCTCCTGGCCGGTTGAGGAGTCTGGGTTTTATGGCGGAGGGAGTGGCAGTTACGGAGGGAAGGAGCCTGGTCAGATCTGCATTGGTGTTTCCATCTGTGGGCTCTGGGGGGCTGAGTGAGGAGGCCGAGGGAGCGCTGAGTGGAGTCTGGGGTGAGGTCAGATGCTTTCCCTCTGATCAGCTGTGCTAAAGCGTGGCTAGCCCAGGGGGTctctgctggcccctgccccccacccagtcCCTGGAGACGTTCTAGGGTGGCACGCCGAGTGGAGGGCTGCCAGCCTCAAGCAGATAGGGACCAGCGCGCTGCTGACTACCCTGCGGTGCACCGGACGGCAGCCTCCGCCCCAGTTCCCAATCCTCAGCCCCAAATGGGAGTGGTGCTGATGCAGGCCCCTGCTACGCAGAGCGCAGGCAGAGGGGTCTGTTGGAAATGTGGCGTATTGGGCTCTACCTCCTGTGCGCTCTGCATCCTAGCGAGATCCCCGGGTGAGGTGCGTGCACGTTCAAGTCTGAGATGCGCCCCCTTTGGTGGCCCCGGGTGCCAGGCTCTGTGAAGAGGGTGGGTAGGGGACAAGGGGTCTCACCTGCAGACCCGCCCACGGTGCCGTTCGTCCCCAGGTGTGTCTTCACCGCGTGCTGAGGATTCACGACACCAGCGGTGTCCACTACACCTTCGGCTTGCCGGGCCTCCTGGGAGGCGTCGCCTACATTGTGCtgatggtgcttcaggccagctgGGCCAGCAGTCCCTGGTGAGTGGCTGGGCTCTCCCGCCTTGGCACATCGCGCCCCAGGTGGGAGAAATGTGCTCGGCGCCCAGGGCCACGTGCTCCGTGGGCCTTGCTGAATACTGGTTGGCTGGTTTGTTCAGAAACTCTTCCCACGCCCTGCCTTGGGTGCAGTCATCACCTCCCAGGGCCGCTTCCTGCTGAACGGGACAGCCGAGGTGTGGGGCACAGGCCCTCAGTTCCCAGACCACACGAGCACGGGCCGAGCGGATCAGGCCAGCTGGGTCCTTTCTCAACCCGCCATGGTGGTGGGGAGTGTGCACGGTGCGGTTTGGCCTTGAGACTGCTCTGCCCATCCCACGTCCTGGCTGGAGGGTGAGAGCAGGACGGCTTCCGCTGCCAGGGCTCCCGGGGGGCTGCTGTGCGGTTCAGACCACCTAGCAAGTTGGTGTAGGTAAGTGCAAAGCACAGGAGGGCCCTGGCCGAGGTCCTGGGGTGTGGGCTGCTGGGCCACAGGGAGGTcctgtgtcccccaccccacgGACAGCAGGGGCGCACTTGACTCCCCAGAGCCCTGGCCGTGACCTCCTGCAGGCCACAAGCACTTCCCAGATGTGGCTCCTGCACCCGGAGAGGGACTTGGGCACGCGACAGGGCTACTGAGTGGCTGTGGTGATGAGAATAGCACCAATAGGCGTCCCCACTGTTGATCAGCCACTGCCTAAGTGCCAGGTCTTGGGCCAGAAAGCATGGCGTGTCCCATCTCGTTTGTGAGGATGGATTGCCACCCTCTAGGAAGTGGTCCCATGGGACCATTATCTGCCGGGTCCCTGGGCTGGAACCCAGCTGGGGAGGTGCTGGGGTGAGTGGCACCGAGCTCTTATTACGGGGGTGGGGGCTCTCAGAGAAATCGTGGAGCAGCTGGCGTCTCTTCCAGCTCGAGGGTCCACAGTAGCAGAGGAGACCCCAGGCTACCTCCCATTTCCTTTGCACTTACGTTAGTGATGcaaagtttcttttttacttcatttatgtACATGTTAAAAAAAGGCTAATTTGAAGAAAAATCTGTTTTAGGAAAATAGCGGCCCTGGAATACCCATGGCGAAGCCCAGGCAGGTCACCCTCAGGTGCTGACCTGTGGGAAGCATCTGGCTGAGCTTTGTACCCACTGCCgggtcagtcttttttttttttttttttaagatttgtttattttatttgaaagtcaggattacagagagagaagagacgacagagacagagggagagaaatcttccatctctggatctcttctcagatggctgcaatggccaggactggaccaggccaaagccaggagccaggagcttcttctgggtctcccacacgggtgcaggggcccaaggacttggaccaccttccgctgctttcccaggccatagcagagagctggatcggaagaggagcagcggggcagaaactggagcccgtatgggatgccggcctctcAGGCtgaggctcaacctgctgtgccacagcactggccctgaggtcAGCCTGGTTGGAATCCCACAAGCCACCTGGTCCCAGCACG contains:
- the LOC100342463 gene encoding RH-like protein isoform X2, which translates into the protein MAALGLGFLTSSLRRHGWSSVAFNLFLLAVGVQWAVLLDGFLNQPFHGKVSIKLSSLPPAAMSATSVLISAGAVLGKASLVQLLVMSLVEVTAFSTLRMLDRRVLNMDNHVSMMHIHVFAAYFGLTVAWFLSKPLPEGVEEKEKMATSPSLFAMLGTLFLWIFWPSFNSALLDIPNERKLAVLNTYYALAVSTVIATSASAWTHPQGKINLTHIHNAVLAGGVAVGASCHLILYPPLAMGLGLVAGLISVSGAVCLPVCLHRVLRIHDTSGVHYTFGLPGLLGGVAYIVLMVLQASWASSPWVSFQVLNDAGALSLAVAMGLASGLLAGLVLNLKIWRAPHVAKFFDDQAFWEFPHLAAGF
- the LOC100342463 gene encoding RH-like protein isoform X1 → MGSKYPRSVRGCLPPWALMLQGALVLIFFFFTSYDTSSKDQKKLLGTYQVVQDLSVMAALGLGFLTSSLRRHGWSSVAFNLFLLAVGVQWAVLLDGFLNQPFHGKVSIKLSSLPPAAMSATSVLISAGAVLGKASLVQLLVMSLVEVTAFSTLRMLDRRVLNMDNHVSMMHIHVFAAYFGLTVAWFLSKPLPEGVEEKEKMATSPSLFAMLGTLFLWIFWPSFNSALLDIPNERKLAVLNTYYALAVSTVIATSASAWTHPQGKINLTHIHNAVLAGGVAVGASCHLILYPPLAMGLGLVAGLISVSGAVCLPVCLHRVLRIHDTSGVHYTFGLPGLLGGVAYIVLMVLQASWASSPWVSFQVLNDAGALSLAVAMGLASGLLAGLVLNLKIWRAPHVAKFFDDQAFWEFPHLAAGF